In Geminocystis sp. NIES-3708, a single window of DNA contains:
- a CDS encoding iron uptake porin: MLLFLGKCSPMTSLTVLISTLLASSVGALEIPTETDLLESKNSFGQVTSVSQLRDVSPNDWAFEALRSLVERYGCIVGYPDRTFRGNRALSRYEFAAGLNACMQQIERLIASSESILKEDIEKLKRLMVEFETELATLGARVDNLEGRVAFLEDHQFSTTTKLSGEVIMSLASAFNSDTSSYDGLTKRANPVNENQAVFSYRSRFNFDTSFTGKDRLRVRIQAGNIRAFDGNTDMTRLSYDTNTDNDVVLDDLFYRFPIGKKVTAFVGTNAMNIDKVFDVDNPYLESDSTGTLTRFFRRNPLVFRGPEGTGGGIKIKLNDQWNFNTLYLARNASSPEEGKGFFNGAFSTGAQIGFSPSQPVKLSLAYLYTYQPQGEVNLTDSTGSPIGRDPFAGSASNAHRVGLQGSWLIANKVNISGWGGYASADNLQRQATGRGSRDNTQLWTWAANVSFLDVGKEGGILSFAGGMPPKDSDDRNTSYLLELQYKYPVSDNITITPGAYVVLNPNHDSRNDAVWVGVVRTTFKF; this comes from the coding sequence ATGTTACTATTTTTAGGCAAATGTTCACCGATGACTTCTTTAACGGTTTTAATATCGACTTTGTTAGCCTCCTCTGTAGGAGCATTAGAAATACCGACAGAAACGGATTTGTTAGAGTCTAAAAACTCTTTTGGACAAGTAACTTCTGTTTCTCAACTAAGGGATGTATCCCCTAATGATTGGGCATTTGAAGCCTTAAGAAGCCTTGTAGAACGCTATGGATGTATTGTAGGTTATCCTGATCGAACATTCAGAGGTAATCGTGCTTTAAGTCGTTATGAATTTGCGGCTGGTTTAAATGCTTGTATGCAACAAATAGAACGATTAATTGCTTCTAGTGAATCAATTTTAAAAGAAGATATTGAGAAACTTAAGCGATTAATGGTAGAATTTGAAACGGAATTAGCAACACTCGGGGCAAGGGTTGATAACTTAGAAGGGCGAGTAGCCTTTTTAGAAGATCATCAGTTCTCTACCACCACAAAACTTAGCGGTGAAGTAATTATGAGTTTAGCTAGTGCATTTAACTCCGATACTTCTAGTTATGATGGTTTAACAAAAAGAGCAAATCCTGTCAATGAAAATCAAGCCGTATTTAGTTACCGTAGTCGTTTTAATTTTGATACCAGTTTTACAGGTAAAGATAGATTAAGAGTGCGGATTCAAGCAGGAAATATTAGGGCTTTTGATGGTAATACGGATATGACACGATTAAGCTATGATACCAACACAGACAATGATGTGGTATTAGATGATTTATTTTATCGTTTCCCCATCGGTAAAAAAGTGACTGCATTTGTCGGCACAAATGCTATGAATATTGATAAAGTATTTGATGTGGATAACCCTTATTTAGAGAGTGATTCAACTGGTACACTAACTCGCTTTTTTCGTCGAAATCCCCTCGTTTTTCGTGGTCCTGAAGGTACAGGAGGTGGTATAAAGATTAAATTAAATGATCAATGGAATTTTAATACTCTTTATCTAGCTCGTAATGCTTCCAGCCCTGAAGAAGGAAAAGGATTTTTCAATGGTGCATTTAGCACAGGTGCTCAAATCGGGTTTTCTCCTTCTCAACCCGTAAAATTATCTTTAGCATACCTTTATACCTATCAGCCTCAAGGGGAAGTTAATTTAACGGATAGTACAGGTAGCCCTATCGGTAGAGATCCTTTTGCTGGTAGTGCATCTAATGCTCATCGTGTTGGTTTGCAAGGTAGTTGGCTTATTGCCAATAAAGTTAATATTTCAGGTTGGGGAGGTTATGCTTCAGCAGATAATCTACAACGTCAAGCCACGGGAAGAGGTTCTCGTGATAATACACAATTATGGACATGGGCTGCTAATGTTTCTTTCCTTGATGTTGGTAAAGAAGGAGGAATATTATCCTTTGCTGGAGGTATGCCTCCTAAAGATTCTGATGATCGAAACACATCTTATTTATTAGAGTTACAGTATAAATATCCTGTCAGTGATAATATTACTATTACTCCGGGAGCTTATGTAGTACTCAACCCAAACCATGACAGTCGCAACGATGCTGTCTGGGTGGGGGTTGTTAGAACTACTTTTAAATTCTAG
- a CDS encoding glyoxalase-like domain protein — MIINGSLTIINFYLAVFFPEIGETLFSTQGIMVMLLIAYGGAMWMFLTSAPKVYTVMVSDLNIAQLFYEQILDLPIADIPLHYYYNYEQSLGASSFDPIYMGSTLHDTMPKPSDGLWYQLKKNTQLHIIGGASLGYKDCQRHVCFDHECLEALLLRVQSRRLRYKIRKENPLNFLVKDYDNRVIEMAEVNN, encoded by the coding sequence ATGATTATAAATGGCAGTTTAACTATTATTAATTTTTATTTAGCAGTATTTTTTCCTGAGATAGGAGAAACTTTATTTTCTACTCAAGGCATCATGGTGATGTTATTAATAGCTTACGGTGGTGCAATGTGGATGTTTTTAACCAGTGCTCCTAAAGTCTATACTGTGATGGTCTCAGATTTGAATATTGCCCAATTATTTTATGAACAAATACTTGATTTACCTATCGCTGATATTCCTTTACACTATTACTATAATTATGAACAAAGTTTAGGTGCCAGTAGTTTTGATCCAATTTATATGGGTTCAACTCTTCATGATACAATGCCAAAACCTAGTGATGGACTTTGGTATCAATTAAAGAAAAATACTCAATTACATATTATTGGTGGTGCTAGTTTAGGATATAAAGATTGTCAACGTCATGTTTGTTTTGATCATGAATGTTTAGAAGCCTTACTATTAAGAGTACAATCTCGTCGCTTAAGATATAAAATTCGCAAGGAAAATCCTCTTAATTTTTTAGTTAAAGATTATGATAATCGTGTAATTGAAATGGCAGAAGTTAATAATTAG
- a CDS encoding translocation/assembly module TamB domain-containing protein, translating to MVDTSNFSFSQNPEDIEKQSLELEKKYSFWRWFIYLTLLFLGGGLSYGWFFLTQKLIPLMEKPVSNYISRPVKLGKIEAVSLTKIRLGKTQIDTTKNENDSAIAEAIEINFNPLQLFTKNIDFGITFIDSSIYLQQNKDNSWINLSLNNETNKILFWNFNVNSIHAKNSNLIVKNNNLQDLSASVTQLKISDANIIIEENQSLLEVKGNFVQGGNIKVNGLYKIPESQWLFNINGEDLATNTINNLIILPINANSGKVTGNIDLQFSQNVLTDIKGDINFDSVNFNLLNLPNPLTKSKGKVTFDNEKINLDNINTNLGLINTQVNGFITTNNQQLNIQANTSHPFEINSILSSLKLDKNNLEIKGKIKGKINITGDIYNPKIQANIVNVGKAEVDKISFENITSNIEIYNHQLSINNLKLLPTIGGEVTATGNVNLLGKENDSFNILFVGKNIQGKNLLSIYQQQLPINIGLISGKYNLSGNWKNFNQGKLTGFSTVELPQGGKAVVKNLEINRDSWKGEVALAKVNLRQLSNLDCEKFACNDSLLNGKFQISGKNQQINVNNIELFGDFNINFGGGKVNFINTKVSQGNWETLINTENFLFSLLPSINSTFLTMHQKKVNANLEVKGNLANNNNIEIQGKGKLDLSEGRINIDNFTLVKDNFIAETNAVNFALNGMGKNLRGDVSGNLTARGNINHLTAEKINLDGDLVFSQGISLINQPISANFSWNGENLKLNQAVSKGIEAKGIIDVDIPTQTVKNIDLDILATGIDLNNLSLPSSFDLLNYQGKVDFQGGLQGNISQPQLKGNVTLNNFQMANLAFSSLKGDITFGINEGLNLQLDSENSEEKISLQFDNQNQPQLINLQIKETQVKAIKNDDTLAINVFNIPLETITKTWLTHLPTDVKKIGGNLSGDVNVNLNNYELTTGNVIIDKPSINHLQGDKLTTKLSGEKGIIKLENGKLNHQKNEYLFAGELQPFRQNPQIKAKVEIKEGEIQNILNSWEIFELEDISLGLQPRKYGKAKDLYLEKTLSSPSITNNEEKTLPSPSITNGEEKTLSSSSITNDEEKTLPSSSITNDEEKTLSSPSITNDEEKTLPSPSITNNGEKTLPSPSITNSQPKPLASIEGSNNSLFDTLTFFRKVEAQLKESEANSLHGSLPSLETLQGNLTGSVDINLSFQEGIKAEFDLRGNNWLWGKYHGDSLQATGSYDNGLLTLLPVKINSNNSILSLTGTFKSERISGEVMLTDFSISQLKEIVNLPNLLNIDGIINASIAISGSEEKPLAKGNIEIQDSSINGTQIDKTKASFGFRNSRLDFLAKSNLTENTQPLTLIASLPFQLFPNSIIPENNDFIVSLNLTQDGFNLLDIITNNKLNWLQGQGDINLDIKGKYSQFGNKITDIDTQGIATFKNGVIGGKIFPDNPITNINGQVFFNFDQLNIPNLTGNFSGGNINIVGGLPLINNRFSDDSLNISVDDLTLDINSLYLGNAQGLINISNSALAPKISGKIKLYDGEIKVTENLNNNQNFNKNELAINTKIDNLELILGKNIIINQAPLLNLQAEGNLNINGQLNNLKPEGIINLKGGNLNLFTSQLKLSKNYNNIAKFTMDNGFEPYLDIQLEGSVTETLRYQLADNYNPNEIRDISNSSFNNAQTIKIKANVKGWSNNLENNIKLSSSPQRNQTEIIALLGGGFFNNFEEGDGNLGLANLASAAFLGSVQGQLQKEFGFDQLRLFPTQIFDTENRTSSFALGAELGLDITNNLFISITKILTNEQAPSYSIQYRLNDKTILRGSSDFEQDSRGIIEFEHRF from the coding sequence ATGGTTGATACTTCTAATTTCTCTTTTTCACAAAATCCAGAGGATATTGAAAAACAATCTCTAGAGTTAGAAAAAAAATATAGTTTCTGGCGATGGTTTATTTATCTCACCTTATTATTCTTGGGAGGGGGGTTAAGTTATGGTTGGTTTTTTTTAACTCAAAAGCTAATTCCTTTAATGGAAAAACCTGTTAGTAATTACATTTCTCGCCCTGTAAAATTGGGTAAGATAGAAGCAGTTTCTTTGACGAAAATTAGATTAGGGAAAACCCAAATTGATACTACTAAAAATGAAAATGATTCTGCCATTGCTGAAGCGATAGAAATTAATTTTAATCCTTTACAGTTATTTACAAAAAATATTGATTTTGGTATTACTTTTATTGATAGTAGTATATATTTACAACAAAATAAAGATAATAGTTGGATTAATTTATCATTAAATAATGAGACAAATAAAATATTATTCTGGAATTTTAATGTTAATAGTATTCATGCCAAAAATAGTAATTTAATAGTTAAAAATAATAATTTACAAGATTTATCAGCTTCAGTTACTCAGTTAAAAATTTCTGATGCTAATATTATTATTGAAGAAAATCAATCTTTACTGGAAGTTAAAGGAAATTTTGTTCAAGGAGGAAATATTAAAGTTAATGGTTTATATAAAATTCCAGAAAGTCAGTGGTTATTCAATATCAATGGTGAGGATTTAGCGACAAATACCATTAATAATTTGATTATTCTTCCTATAAATGCTAATTCTGGAAAAGTTACAGGAAATATTGATTTACAATTTTCTCAAAATGTTTTAACGGATATTAAAGGAGATATTAACTTTGATAGTGTTAATTTTAATCTCCTCAATTTGCCTAATCCATTAACTAAAAGTAAAGGAAAAGTTACTTTTGATAATGAAAAAATAAATTTGGATAATATTAATACTAATTTAGGTTTAATTAATACTCAAGTCAATGGATTTATTACTACTAATAATCAACAGCTAAATATTCAAGCGAATACTTCTCATCCCTTTGAGATAAATAGTATACTTTCTTCTTTGAAGTTAGATAAAAATAATTTAGAAATCAAAGGAAAAATCAAAGGAAAAATTAATATTACTGGAGATATTTATAACCCTAAAATTCAGGCAAATATAGTTAATGTAGGAAAAGCAGAAGTTGATAAAATTAGTTTTGAGAATATTACTAGCAATATAGAAATTTATAACCATCAATTAAGTATTAATAATCTGAAATTATTACCAACTATCGGCGGAGAAGTGACGGCAACAGGAAATGTGAATTTATTAGGAAAAGAAAATGATAGTTTTAATATTCTTTTTGTCGGAAAAAATATTCAGGGGAAAAACTTACTCTCTATTTATCAACAACAATTACCTATTAATATTGGTTTAATTTCAGGGAAATATAATTTATCAGGAAATTGGAAGAATTTTAATCAAGGTAAATTAACAGGTTTTTCTACAGTAGAATTGCCGCAAGGAGGTAAAGCCGTCGTTAAGAATTTAGAAATTAATCGTGATAGTTGGAAAGGAGAAGTTGCACTAGCAAAAGTCAATTTAAGACAGTTATCAAATCTCGATTGCGAAAAATTTGCTTGTAATGATTCATTATTAAATGGAAAGTTTCAAATATCAGGGAAAAATCAGCAGATTAACGTAAATAATATTGAGTTATTCGGAGATTTTAATATTAATTTTGGTGGAGGAAAAGTTAACTTTATTAATACGAAAGTTAGTCAAGGTAACTGGGAAACATTAATAAATACTGAAAATTTTCTTTTTTCTCTATTACCTTCTATTAACTCGACTTTTTTGACAATGCACCAAAAAAAAGTTAATGCTAATTTAGAAGTAAAAGGTAATTTAGCGAATAATAACAACATTGAAATTCAAGGAAAAGGAAAATTAGATTTATCAGAGGGAAGAATAAATATTGACAACTTTACATTGGTAAAAGATAACTTTATTGCCGAAACAAATGCTGTAAATTTTGCCCTTAATGGTATGGGAAAGAATTTACGGGGAGATGTTAGTGGTAATTTAACAGCAAGAGGAAATATTAATCATCTCACGGCAGAAAAAATTAATCTCGATGGCGACTTAGTTTTTAGTCAAGGAATTAGTCTTATTAATCAACCAATTTCAGCAAATTTTTCTTGGAATGGTGAAAATTTAAAGTTAAATCAAGCAGTTAGTAAGGGTATTGAAGCAAAAGGAATTATTGATGTTGATATTCCAACACAGACAGTTAAAAATATTGATTTAGATATTCTCGCAACAGGAATTGACTTAAATAATTTATCGTTACCTTCTTCTTTCGATTTACTAAACTATCAGGGAAAAGTTGACTTTCAAGGAGGTTTGCAAGGGAATATATCTCAACCGCAGTTAAAAGGAAATGTTACCCTTAATAATTTTCAAATGGCTAATCTTGCTTTTTCTTCTTTAAAAGGAGATATAACTTTTGGCATTAACGAAGGTTTAAACTTACAACTCGATTCTGAAAATTCAGAGGAGAAAATTTCTTTACAATTCGATAATCAAAACCAACCGCAATTAATTAACTTACAAATTAAAGAGACTCAAGTTAAAGCAATAAAAAATGATGACACTTTAGCCATCAATGTCTTCAATATTCCTTTAGAAACAATTACCAAAACGTGGTTAACTCATCTTCCCACTGATGTAAAAAAAATTGGTGGTAATCTTTCAGGAGATGTCAATGTTAATCTCAATAATTATGAATTAACAACGGGAAATGTCATTATAGACAAACCAAGCATCAACCATTTACAAGGAGATAAACTTACCACTAAACTTTCAGGGGAAAAAGGAATTATAAAATTAGAAAATGGAAAATTAAATCATCAAAAAAATGAATATCTTTTTGCTGGAGAGTTACAACCTTTTAGACAAAACCCACAAATCAAGGCGAAAGTAGAAATCAAAGAGGGTGAGATACAAAATATTTTAAATAGTTGGGAAATTTTTGAGTTAGAAGATATATCTCTAGGATTGCAACCTCGTAAATATGGCAAAGCAAAGGATTTATATTTAGAAAAAACTTTGTCTTCTCCTTCAATAACTAATAACGAGGAAAAAACTTTACCTTCTCCTTCAATAACTAATGGCGAGGAAAAAACTTTATCTTCTTCTTCAATAACTAATGACGAAGAAAAAACTTTACCTTCTTCTTCAATAACTAATGACGAGGAAAAAACTTTATCTTCTCCTTCAATAACTAATGACGAGGAAAAAACTTTACCTTCTCCTTCAATAACTAATAACGGAGAAAAAACTTTACCTTCTCCTTCAATAACTAATAGTCAACCAAAACCTTTGGCTTCCATTGAAGGAAGTAATAATTCTTTATTCGATACTTTAACTTTTTTCCGCAAAGTTGAAGCGCAATTAAAGGAATCTGAAGCAAATAGTCTTCATGGTAGTTTGCCTAGTTTAGAAACTTTACAAGGAAATTTAACAGGTAGTGTTGATATTAATTTATCTTTTCAAGAAGGCATAAAAGCCGAATTTGATTTGCGGGGAAATAATTGGTTATGGGGAAAATATCATGGAGATTCATTACAAGCCACTGGAAGTTATGATAATGGTTTATTAACTTTATTACCTGTCAAAATTAATAGTAATAATAGCATTTTATCTTTGACTGGGACTTTTAAATCTGAGAGAATTTCTGGTGAAGTAATGTTGACTGATTTTTCGATTTCTCAGCTTAAAGAAATAGTTAATTTACCTAATCTTTTAAATATTGATGGTATTATTAATGCTAGTATCGCTATTAGTGGCAGTGAAGAAAAACCTTTAGCAAAAGGCAATATTGAAATTCAAGATTCTAGTATAAATGGCACTCAAATTGATAAAACAAAAGCTAGTTTTGGATTTAGAAACTCTAGGTTAGATTTTTTAGCTAAAAGTAATTTAACAGAAAATACACAACCATTAACTTTAATTGCTAGTTTACCTTTTCAATTATTTCCTAATTCTATTATTCCAGAAAATAATGACTTTATTGTCAGTTTAAATTTAACTCAAGATGGATTTAATTTATTAGATATTATCACTAATAATAAACTTAATTGGCTTCAAGGTCAAGGAGATATTAATTTAGATATTAAAGGTAAATATTCTCAATTTGGTAACAAAATTACAGATATTGATACTCAAGGAATTGCAACTTTTAAAAATGGAGTTATTGGTGGTAAGATTTTTCCTGATAATCCTATTACTAATATTAATGGTCAAGTCTTTTTTAATTTTGATCAGTTAAATATTCCTAATCTAACGGGTAATTTTAGTGGTGGTAATATCAATATTGTTGGAGGTTTACCTTTAATTAATAATCGTTTTTCTGATGACTCTTTAAATATTAGTGTTGATGATTTAACCTTAGATATTAATAGTTTATATCTGGGAAATGCACAAGGTTTAATTAATATTTCTAATAGTGCACTCGCTCCTAAAATTAGTGGTAAAATAAAATTATATGATGGGGAAATTAAAGTAACTGAAAACTTAAATAATAATCAGAATTTTAATAAAAATGAACTGGCTATCAATACAAAAATCGATAATTTAGAATTAATTTTAGGAAAAAATATTATTATTAATCAAGCACCATTATTAAATTTACAAGCTGAAGGTAACTTAAATATAAATGGGCAATTAAATAATTTAAAGCCCGAAGGAATTATTAATTTAAAAGGAGGCAATTTAAATCTTTTTACCAGTCAATTAAAACTATCAAAAAACTATAATAATATTGCTAAGTTTACCATGGATAATGGCTTTGAACCTTATTTAGATATACAACTAGAAGGTTCTGTAACAGAGACTTTACGTTATCAGTTAGCTGATAATTACAACCCCAACGAAATCAGAGATATAAGTAATTCATCTTTTAATAATGCTCAAACAATTAAAATAAAAGCTAATGTAAAAGGTTGGAGTAATAACTTAGAAAATAATATTAAATTAAGCAGTAGCCCTCAGAGAAATCAAACAGAAATTATCGCTCTTTTAGGAGGAGGATTTTTTAATAATTTTGAAGAAGGAGATGGCAATTTAGGACTAGCAAATTTAGCTAGTGCCGCTTTTTTAGGAAGTGTACAAGGACAACTACAAAAAGAATTTGGATTTGATCAATTAAGATTATTTCCTACTCAAATATTTGATACAGAAAATAGAACATCTAGTTTTGCTTTAGGTGCAGAATTAGGTTTAGATATAACTAACAATCTTTTTATTTCTATTACTAAAATTCTAACGAATGAACAAGCACCCAGTTATAGCATTCAATATCGTCTTAACGATAAAACTATTTTAAGAGGTTCAAGTGATTTTGAGCAAGATAGTCGAGGAATCATAGAGTTTGAACATCGTTTTTAG
- the psbZ gene encoding photosystem II reaction center protein PsbZ has translation MSVLFQLLLTALVFFSFVMIVYVPVAYASPQNWEQSKSLLYLGSGLWIILVVAVAVLNFLVV, from the coding sequence ATGTCAGTATTGTTCCAATTACTTTTAACAGCCTTAGTGTTTTTCTCTTTTGTAATGATAGTATATGTACCCGTTGCTTATGCTTCACCTCAAAATTGGGAACAGTCAAAATCTTTACTCTATTTAGGTTCTGGCTTATGGATTATCTTAGTAGTAGCTGTAGCAGTGTTAAACTTTTTGGTGGTTTAA
- the ribH gene encoding 6,7-dimethyl-8-ribityllumazine synthase, translating into MTVFEGNFNQDISSLRFALVIGRFNDLITNKLLAGCQDCLKRHGVDINPEGNQVDYAWVPGSFEVPLVARKLALTARYDAIICLGAIIRGDTPHFDYVSNEAAKGIASVALQTGVPIIFGILTTDTMQQALERAGIKSNHGWSYAMNALEMATLMKKIN; encoded by the coding sequence ATGACAGTTTTTGAAGGAAATTTTAATCAAGATATTTCGAGTTTACGCTTTGCCCTAGTTATTGGGCGTTTTAATGATTTAATCACCAATAAATTATTAGCTGGTTGTCAAGATTGTTTAAAAAGACACGGTGTTGATATTAATCCTGAAGGTAATCAAGTCGATTATGCTTGGGTGCCAGGGAGTTTTGAAGTGCCATTAGTTGCTCGTAAATTGGCATTAACAGCCCGTTATGATGCTATTATTTGCTTAGGTGCGATTATTCGAGGCGATACTCCTCATTTTGATTATGTCAGTAATGAAGCCGCAAAAGGAATTGCCTCAGTAGCATTACAAACAGGAGTGCCAATTATTTTTGGTATTTTAACAACTGATACCATGCAACAAGCTTTAGAAAGAGCGGGAATAAAAAGTAATCATGGTTGGAGTTATGCTATGAATGCTTTGGAAATGGCTACCCTGATGAAAAAAATTAATTAG
- a CDS encoding phage holin family protein, translating to MMEFFVTLIVTAISMIVTAYIIPGIVISSTSAALIGAFIFGIVNAIVKPILILFTLPATILSLGLFLFVVNALCFWIVAYFTPGFEVKGFFDALFGSILVSIVSGFLSQFLDK from the coding sequence ATGATGGAATTTTTTGTCACTTTAATAGTAACAGCAATATCTATGATCGTTACTGCTTATATTATTCCGGGTATTGTTATTAGTAGCACTTCAGCCGCTTTAATCGGTGCATTTATCTTTGGTATCGTCAATGCTATTGTCAAACCAATTTTAATTTTATTTACTCTTCCTGCGACAATTCTTAGTCTCGGTTTATTCTTATTTGTTGTCAATGCCCTTTGTTTTTGGATAGTTGCATATTTTACTCCCGGATTTGAAGTCAAAGGTTTTTTTGACGCACTTTTTGGCTCAATTCTTGTATCTATTGTTTCTGGTTTTTTAAGCCAATTTTTAGATAAATAA
- a CDS encoding ABC transporter ATP-binding protein: MSPLSRLLKYSHKYQTSIYQAVTCSVLNKLFDLAPPVLIGAAVDVVVKRDDSFIAKFGVKDVFSQLLVLTILSALIWSLESIFEYAYQRLWRNLAQNIQNDLRLNAYRHIQNLELEYFENNSTGKLLAILNDDINQLERFLDVGANEILQVLTTVIVISAAFFFLTPNTAWMTIIPIPIIIWGAIAFQKLLAPRYMEVREKVSLLNSRLVNNLSGITTIKSFTTEQYEIERVRKDSEAYLQSNQKAIALSAAFVPLIRFIILAGFTGILLFGGVEVEKGNLTVGTYSVLVFMTQRLLWPLTRLGDTLDLYQRAMASTSRVMDVLDTPMTIHSGDLPLSLHSLRGEIEFQNITFAYHEREPVIKNFNLKIPATSTIAIVGSTGSGKSTIVKLLLRFYEIQSGNITLDGLNLKDIVLYDLRRAIGLVSQDVFLFHGSVRENIAYGNPNAREEDIINAAHMAEAHEFIMELPQGYDTIVGERGQKLSGGQRQRLSIARAILKNPPILILDEATSAVDNETEAAIAKSLAQITENRTTIMIAHRLSTIRHADCIYVVEKGEIIEAGKHEELVAKKGLYNSLWRVQTGA; this comes from the coding sequence ATGTCTCCTTTATCTCGTTTACTTAAATATTCTCATAAATATCAAACTTCCATTTATCAAGCTGTCACTTGCTCAGTTTTAAATAAGTTATTCGATTTAGCCCCCCCTGTTTTAATTGGAGCGGCAGTGGATGTAGTAGTCAAACGAGATGATTCTTTTATTGCTAAATTTGGTGTTAAAGATGTTTTTAGTCAATTATTAGTTTTAACCATATTATCAGCTTTAATATGGAGCTTAGAATCAATTTTTGAATACGCATATCAACGCTTATGGCGTAATTTAGCACAAAATATTCAAAATGATTTACGACTTAATGCTTATCGTCATATTCAAAATTTAGAGTTAGAGTATTTTGAAAATAATAGTACAGGGAAATTATTAGCTATTCTCAATGATGATATTAACCAGCTAGAAAGGTTTTTAGATGTTGGTGCGAATGAAATTTTACAAGTTTTAACCACAGTTATTGTTATTAGTGCCGCTTTTTTCTTCTTAACTCCTAATACTGCATGGATGACTATTATTCCTATTCCTATCATTATTTGGGGTGCGATCGCCTTTCAAAAGTTACTCGCTCCTCGTTATATGGAAGTCAGGGAAAAAGTTAGCTTACTGAATAGTCGTCTGGTTAATAATTTATCAGGTATTACTACTATCAAAAGTTTTACCACAGAGCAATACGAAATTGAACGAGTCAGAAAAGATAGTGAAGCATATCTTCAGAGTAATCAAAAAGCGATCGCTTTAAGTGCCGCATTTGTGCCATTAATTCGCTTTATTATTTTGGCAGGGTTTACAGGAATTTTACTTTTCGGTGGTGTAGAAGTTGAAAAAGGTAATTTAACCGTAGGTACTTATAGTGTACTGGTTTTCATGACCCAAAGGTTACTTTGGCCTCTCACTCGTTTAGGAGATACCCTCGACTTATATCAACGAGCAATGGCTTCTACTTCTAGGGTTATGGATGTATTAGATACCCCCATGACTATTCATTCAGGAGATTTACCCTTGTCTCTACATTCTCTGAGAGGAGAAATTGAGTTTCAGAATATCACCTTTGCTTACCATGAAAGAGAGCCTGTCATCAAAAATTTTAATTTAAAAATTCCTGCCACTTCCACTATTGCCATTGTCGGTTCGACAGGTTCAGGAAAAAGCACTATAGTTAAATTATTATTACGTTTTTATGAAATTCAATCAGGAAATATAACTCTTGATGGCTTAAATCTTAAAGATATTGTTTTATATGACTTGCGTCGTGCTATTGGTTTAGTCAGTCAGGATGTCTTTTTATTTCATGGTAGTGTCAGAGAAAATATTGCCTATGGTAATCCTAACGCCAGAGAAGAAGATATTATTAACGCCGCACATATGGCAGAAGCTCACGAATTTATCATGGAATTACCCCAAGGTTATGATACCATTGTCGGAGAAAGAGGACAAAAACTTTCTGGCGGTCAACGACAAAGGCTTTCTATTGCAAGGGCAATTTTGAAAAATCCTCCTATTTTAATTCTTGATGAAGCGACTTCTGCTGTAGATAATGAAACAGAAGCAGCGATCGCCAAATCTTTAGCACAAATTACAGAAAACCGCACGACTATAATGATAGCCCATCGACTTTCCACCATTCGCCATGCTGATTGTATCTATGTAGTGGAAAAAGGGGAAATTATTGAAGCGGGAAAACATGAAGAATTAGTCGCAAAAAAAGGTCTATATAACAGTTTATGGCGTGTACAAACTGGTGCTTAA